The Azospirillum baldaniorum genome contains a region encoding:
- a CDS encoding rhomboid family intramembrane serine protease: protein MLFLPIYDDNPTRRTPVVTMALIALCVMVFLWQLSLGARAGNLAVYSFGLVPAVLFGHAELPEPLRVVPPWMSIITSMFMHGGFLHLAGNMLYLWIFGNNVEDSMGRGRFVVFYLLCGTAAALAQSFAAPTSEVPMVGASGAIGGVLGAYLVLHPRANVGVFFWFIIIVRVISVPAVLVLGFWFLGQILSGVTTPTSDDSGGVAFWAHVGGFVMGAALIPFFKRPEVRLLEPAHSRAFEVVPPGTRLRRGSVPEAGDRRRPFR from the coding sequence ATGCTGTTCCTGCCCATCTACGACGACAACCCGACACGGCGGACGCCGGTCGTCACCATGGCGCTGATCGCGCTGTGCGTGATGGTGTTCCTGTGGCAGCTCTCGCTGGGGGCGCGGGCCGGAAACCTCGCGGTCTATTCCTTCGGCCTCGTTCCGGCGGTGCTGTTCGGCCACGCCGAGCTGCCGGAGCCGTTGCGGGTCGTTCCGCCCTGGATGTCCATCATCACCTCCATGTTCATGCATGGCGGCTTCCTGCACCTCGCCGGCAACATGCTGTACCTCTGGATCTTCGGCAACAACGTCGAGGACAGCATGGGGCGGGGCCGCTTCGTGGTCTTTTACCTGCTCTGCGGGACGGCGGCGGCGCTCGCCCAGAGCTTCGCCGCTCCAACGTCCGAAGTCCCGATGGTGGGGGCGAGCGGTGCCATCGGCGGGGTGCTTGGCGCCTATCTGGTGCTGCACCCGCGGGCCAATGTCGGCGTCTTCTTCTGGTTCATCATCATCGTGCGTGTCATCAGCGTCCCGGCGGTGCTGGTGCTGGGCTTCTGGTTCCTTGGGCAAATCCTGAGCGGGGTCACCACCCCGACCTCTGACGACAGCGGCGGAGTGGCCTTCTGGGCGCATGTCGGCGGGTTCGTCATGGGGGCTGCGCTGATTCCCTTCTTCAAGCGGCCCGAGGTGCGGTTGCTGGAGCCGGCGCACAGCCGCGCCTTCGAAGTCGTTCCGCCGGGCACCCGGTTGCGTCGCGGCAGCGTGCCGGAAGCGGGCGACCGCCGCCGTCCCTTTCGTTGA
- a CDS encoding response regulator, which translates to MARDDVDTLARPSPRLEWRHRCGPAAQADRRDSHRHDTPAAIRPLRLLIVEDESLAAEAVGMAAMDLGHIVCGTARTEEEAVAIAGRERPDVALMDVRLAGGDGIEAARRLRANYGIRSIFLSGYANHAIMARITETYPLGVVNKPYSLAQLKLALDLAARRLHGPRG; encoded by the coding sequence ATGGCACGGGATGATGTGGACACGCTGGCACGACCGTCGCCCCGCCTGGAATGGCGGCACCGCTGTGGCCCGGCCGCCCAGGCTGACCGGAGAGATTCCCACCGGCACGACACTCCGGCAGCGATCCGGCCCCTGCGGCTGCTGATCGTGGAGGACGAATCCCTGGCCGCAGAGGCGGTGGGGATGGCCGCCATGGACCTTGGCCATATCGTCTGCGGCACCGCCCGCACCGAAGAGGAGGCGGTGGCCATCGCCGGGCGCGAGCGGCCCGATGTGGCGCTGATGGACGTGCGGCTGGCCGGCGGCGACGGGATCGAGGCGGCGCGGCGCCTGCGCGCCAACTATGGCATCCGCTCCATTTTCCTGTCCGGCTACGCCAACCACGCCATCATGGCCCGCATCACCGAGACCTACCCGCTGGGCGTGGTCAACAAGCCCTATTCGCTGGCCCAGTTGAAGCTGGCCCTCGACCTCGCGGCGCGGCGCCTGCACGGCCCGCGCGGCTGA
- the hutH gene encoding histidine ammonia-lyase, whose protein sequence is MTDTLTFDPGHLALPDLRRILRDPPVLALAPGCRAAIEASARTVAEAAGGERAVYGVNTGFGLLAKKRIPPDQVRELQRRLVLSHSAGTGPDLPPGVVRLILALKVNALARGHSGVRMAVIEALLALYNRGVLPVVPAKGSVGASGDLAPLAHLTGVLIGEGEADVDGERLPAAEALARAGLVPLALEAKEGLALLNGTQVSTALGLAGLVAAEDGFAAALVAGALSVDAALGSDGPFDARIHDLRGQPGQRDVAAVYRSLLQGSGIRDSHREGHETVQDPYSLRCQPQVMGAVLDHLRFAAGVLEREANAVSDNPLVFPDSGDILSGGNFHAEPVAMAADVLALSIAETGALSERRIALLMDTHLSGLPPFLVADGGLNSGFMIAQVTAAALASENKQMAHPASVDSLPTSANQEDHVSMATHAARRLSDMADNLAGIVAVELLAATQGIDLRAPLASSSALERARGLLRARVAVWTEDRAMAPDIAAAKRLVTEGVFRPFAEDLLP, encoded by the coding sequence ATGACCGACACGCTGACCTTCGACCCCGGCCATCTCGCCCTGCCCGACCTGCGCCGCATCCTGCGCGACCCGCCCGTTCTGGCCCTGGCGCCCGGCTGCCGCGCCGCCATCGAGGCCTCGGCCCGCACGGTGGCGGAGGCGGCGGGCGGGGAGCGCGCGGTCTATGGTGTGAACACCGGCTTCGGCCTGCTGGCGAAGAAGCGCATCCCCCCGGATCAGGTGCGCGAGTTGCAGCGGCGGCTGGTCCTGTCGCACAGCGCCGGCACCGGGCCGGACCTGCCGCCGGGTGTGGTGCGGCTGATCCTGGCGCTGAAGGTCAACGCGCTGGCGCGCGGCCATTCGGGCGTGCGCATGGCGGTGATCGAGGCGCTGCTGGCGCTCTACAACCGCGGCGTCCTGCCGGTGGTGCCGGCCAAGGGTTCGGTGGGGGCGTCCGGCGACCTGGCGCCGCTGGCCCACCTGACCGGCGTCCTGATCGGCGAGGGCGAAGCCGATGTGGACGGCGAGCGGCTGCCCGCTGCCGAAGCGCTGGCCCGCGCCGGGCTGGTGCCGCTGGCGCTGGAGGCCAAGGAGGGGCTGGCCCTGCTGAACGGCACGCAGGTGTCCACCGCGCTGGGTCTGGCCGGGCTGGTCGCTGCGGAGGACGGCTTCGCCGCCGCCCTGGTCGCCGGCGCGCTCAGCGTCGATGCCGCTCTCGGCAGCGACGGCCCCTTCGACGCGCGCATCCACGACCTGCGCGGCCAGCCCGGCCAGCGCGACGTGGCCGCCGTCTACCGTTCCCTCCTCCAGGGCAGCGGCATCCGCGACTCCCACCGGGAGGGGCACGAGACGGTGCAGGACCCCTACAGCCTGCGCTGCCAGCCGCAGGTGATGGGCGCGGTGCTCGACCATCTGCGCTTCGCCGCGGGCGTGCTGGAACGCGAGGCCAACGCCGTCTCCGACAACCCGCTGGTCTTCCCGGACAGCGGCGACATTCTGTCGGGCGGCAACTTCCACGCCGAGCCGGTGGCGATGGCCGCCGACGTGCTGGCCCTGTCCATCGCCGAGACGGGGGCGCTGTCGGAGCGGCGGATCGCGCTTCTGATGGACACCCACCTGTCGGGTCTGCCGCCCTTCCTGGTGGCCGACGGCGGGCTGAACAGCGGCTTCATGATCGCCCAGGTCACCGCGGCGGCGCTGGCCAGCGAGAACAAGCAGATGGCCCACCCGGCCAGCGTGGACAGCCTGCCCACCTCCGCCAACCAGGAGGATCATGTGAGCATGGCGACCCACGCCGCCCGCCGCCTGTCGGACATGGCCGACAATCTGGCGGGCATTGTCGCGGTGGAGTTGCTGGCCGCGACCCAGGGGATCGACCTGCGGGCTCCGCTGGCCTCCTCCTCCGCGCTGGAGCGCGCGCGAGGGCTGCTGCGCGCCCGCGTGGCGGTGTGGACGGAGGATCGCGCGATGGCCCCGGACATCGCGGCGGCGAAGCGGTTGGTCACGGAGGGAGTCTTCCGCCCCTTCGCAGAGGATCTCCTGCCCTGA
- a CDS encoding peroxiredoxin translates to MEGRKVPSVVFKTRVRDESVGGPNPFRWQDVSSDDLFAGKRVVVFSLPGAFTPTCSNQQVPTYDALYPEFRDMGVDEVYCLSVNDAFVMFQWGKHLGVKNVKLIPDGSGHFTRRMGMLINKDHVGFGMRSWRYAMVVTDGVVEKLFEEPGINDAGEGGDPYGESAPEAVLTYLRSR, encoded by the coding sequence ATGGAAGGACGCAAAGTCCCCTCGGTCGTGTTCAAGACCCGCGTGCGCGACGAGAGCGTCGGCGGCCCCAACCCGTTCCGCTGGCAGGACGTCAGCAGCGACGATCTGTTCGCCGGCAAGCGCGTCGTCGTCTTTTCCCTGCCCGGCGCCTTCACCCCGACCTGCTCCAACCAGCAGGTGCCGACCTACGACGCGCTCTATCCCGAGTTCCGCGATATGGGCGTCGACGAGGTCTATTGTCTCAGCGTCAACGACGCCTTTGTGATGTTCCAGTGGGGCAAGCATCTCGGCGTGAAGAACGTCAAGCTGATCCCCGACGGCTCGGGCCATTTCACCCGCCGCATGGGCATGCTGATCAACAAGGACCATGTCGGCTTCGGCATGCGCAGCTGGCGCTACGCCATGGTGGTGACCGACGGCGTGGTCGAAAAGCTGTTCGAGGAGCCGGGCATCAACGACGCCGGCGAGGGCGGCGATCCCTACGGCGAATCCGCTCCGGAAGCGGTGCTGACCTACCTGCGGTCGCGCTGA
- the ftsH gene encoding ATP-dependent zinc metalloprotease FtsH, producing the protein MNNFGKNLALWIIIGLLLVALFNLFQSSSTRSPQTTVPFSELLAEVDRGQVADVTIKGNQVSGHFTDGRSFSTYVPPEAGLVERLTQKNVRISAVPDDSNVPSLFSVLLSWFPMLLLIGVWIFFMRQMQSGGGKAMGFGKSRARLLTEKVGRVTFDDVAGIDEAKQELAEIVEFLKDPQKFQRLGGKIPKGVLLVGPPGTGKTLTARAVAGEANVPFFTISGSDFVEMFVGVGASRVRDMFEQGKKNAPCIIFIDEIDAVGRHRGAGLGGGNDEREQTLNQLLVEMDGFEANEGVILIAATNRPDVLDPALLRPGRFDRQVVVPNPDVLGREKILKVHMRKVPLSPDVDAKVIARGTPGFSGADLANLVNEAALLAARIGKRVVGMAEFEAAKDKVMMGAERRSMVMTEDEKKLTAYHEAGHAIVAIHQPDSDPVHKATIIPRGRALGMVMRLPEGDRISLSQAKLHADLRVAMGGRIAEELIFGKDRVTTGASGDIKMATDMSRRMVTEWGMSDKLGPLLYGEPTQEVFLGHSVTQHKNMSDATARTVDEEIRRIVDEAYGEARRILTENIDQLHTIAKGLLEYETLSGEDIARLLRGEPLIRNDEREGFSPAPPKQPTPTSGRRPSVPTTKESGGMDPEPQGT; encoded by the coding sequence GTGAACAATTTCGGCAAGAATCTCGCGCTCTGGATCATCATCGGGCTGCTGCTGGTGGCCCTGTTCAACCTGTTCCAGAGCTCTTCCACGCGCAGCCCGCAGACGACGGTTCCGTTCAGCGAGCTTCTCGCCGAAGTGGACCGCGGCCAAGTGGCCGACGTCACCATCAAAGGAAACCAGGTCTCCGGCCACTTCACCGACGGCCGGTCCTTCAGCACCTACGTCCCGCCCGAAGCCGGGCTGGTCGAGCGGCTGACGCAGAAGAACGTGCGCATCAGCGCCGTTCCGGACGACAGCAACGTGCCGTCGCTGTTCTCCGTCCTGCTGTCCTGGTTCCCGATGCTGCTGCTGATCGGCGTCTGGATCTTCTTCATGCGTCAGATGCAGTCGGGCGGCGGCAAGGCCATGGGCTTTGGCAAGTCCCGCGCGCGCCTGCTGACGGAGAAGGTCGGCCGGGTCACCTTCGACGACGTCGCCGGCATCGACGAGGCCAAGCAGGAGCTGGCGGAAATCGTCGAGTTCCTGAAGGACCCGCAGAAGTTCCAGCGTCTGGGCGGCAAGATCCCGAAGGGCGTGCTGCTCGTCGGCCCGCCGGGCACCGGTAAGACCCTGACCGCGCGCGCCGTGGCGGGTGAGGCCAACGTGCCCTTCTTCACCATCTCCGGCTCCGACTTCGTCGAGATGTTCGTGGGTGTCGGCGCCAGCCGCGTCCGCGACATGTTCGAGCAGGGCAAGAAGAACGCCCCCTGCATCATCTTCATCGACGAAATCGACGCCGTCGGCCGCCATCGTGGCGCCGGCCTGGGCGGTGGCAACGACGAGCGCGAGCAGACCCTGAACCAGCTGCTGGTCGAGATGGACGGCTTCGAGGCGAACGAGGGCGTCATCCTCATCGCCGCGACCAACCGTCCCGACGTTCTCGACCCCGCGCTGCTGCGTCCGGGCCGCTTCGACCGTCAGGTCGTCGTGCCGAACCCCGACGTGCTGGGCCGCGAGAAGATCCTCAAGGTCCACATGCGCAAGGTGCCGCTGTCCCCGGACGTCGACGCCAAGGTCATCGCGCGCGGCACCCCGGGCTTCTCGGGCGCCGACCTCGCCAACCTCGTGAACGAGGCCGCGCTGCTCGCCGCCCGCATCGGCAAGCGCGTCGTCGGCATGGCCGAGTTCGAGGCCGCCAAGGACAAGGTCATGATGGGCGCGGAACGCCGCTCCATGGTCATGACCGAGGACGAGAAGAAGCTGACCGCCTATCACGAGGCCGGTCACGCCATCGTCGCCATCCATCAGCCGGACAGCGATCCGGTGCACAAGGCCACCATCATCCCGCGCGGTCGCGCGCTCGGCATGGTGATGCGCCTGCCGGAAGGCGACCGCATCTCGCTGTCCCAGGCCAAGCTGCACGCCGACCTGCGCGTCGCCATGGGCGGCCGCATCGCGGAAGAGCTGATCTTCGGCAAGGACCGCGTGACCACCGGTGCGTCGGGCGACATCAAGATGGCGACCGACATGTCGCGCCGCATGGTCACCGAGTGGGGCATGAGCGACAAGCTGGGCCCGCTGCTCTACGGCGAGCCGACGCAGGAGGTCTTCCTCGGCCACTCCGTCACCCAGCACAAGAACATGTCCGACGCCACGGCCCGCACGGTGGACGAGGAAATCCGCCGGATCGTCGACGAGGCGTACGGCGAGGCCCGCCGCATCCTGACGGAGAACATCGACCAACTGCACACCATCGCCAAGGGCCTCCTGGAGTACGAGACCCTGAGCGGTGAGGACATCGCCCGCCTGCTGCGCGGCGAACCGCTGATCCGCAACGACGAGCGGGAGGGCTTCTCCCCGGCCCCGCCGAAGCAGCCGACCCCGACTTCGGGCCGTCGCCCGTCGGTGCCGACCACCAAGGAAAGCGGCGGGATGGACCCGGAGCCCCAGGGCACCTGA
- a CDS encoding HlyD family type I secretion periplasmic adaptor subunit translates to MTDTTMNTYKTKTMTSIGALRALVPDTRVSGLLAGGFMVLAVGFGGMTAWAALAPLHSAVMASGALAPETGRKIVKHTETAQIEEILVKEGDTVKAGQVLMRLDSTEAATRLQVLSTSWLETQALEARLTAELFEQPAIEWPEELLRRRGSDRTVEKLMGNQETLFQVRRNQLDTEAKLTKERVITLREEGKSLQEQRRFLAREIQLIEDDLRITQGLLSRGNATRTKLVEQQKEEAQLKGRDRELEARIAQANQAAVDAEGDLLRRRNDFREKVLVDLEKSRGDVIRLAEQMRDAANRLETRAIKAPDAGTVVMHSHWAAGGTITANEPILDIIPDGRALLAEVKVQPKDIKSLTVDLPVKVQLTAYDSRVVGSLDGTVTYVSADRVMDPITRQESYIARIKLKDSDSHQVHNLTIKPGMPVEARILLSARTPLDYLVQPLSHSYVKAFIQE, encoded by the coding sequence ATGACCGACACCACCATGAACACCTACAAGACGAAGACCATGACGTCGATCGGCGCGCTGCGCGCGCTGGTTCCCGACACCCGGGTCAGCGGGCTTCTGGCCGGCGGCTTCATGGTGCTGGCGGTGGGCTTCGGCGGGATGACCGCCTGGGCCGCGCTCGCCCCGCTTCACAGCGCCGTCATGGCCTCCGGCGCGCTGGCCCCGGAGACCGGCCGCAAGATCGTGAAGCACACCGAGACCGCCCAGATCGAAGAGATCCTCGTCAAGGAAGGCGACACGGTGAAGGCCGGTCAGGTCCTGATGCGGCTGGACAGCACGGAGGCGGCGACCCGGCTCCAGGTGCTCAGCACCTCCTGGCTGGAAACCCAGGCGCTGGAAGCGCGGCTGACCGCCGAGCTGTTCGAGCAGCCCGCCATCGAGTGGCCGGAGGAACTGCTGCGCCGCCGCGGCAGCGACCGCACGGTCGAGAAGCTGATGGGCAACCAGGAGACCCTGTTCCAGGTCCGCCGCAACCAGCTCGACACCGAGGCCAAGCTGACCAAGGAGCGCGTCATCACGCTGCGCGAGGAAGGCAAGAGCCTTCAGGAGCAGCGCAGGTTCCTGGCCCGCGAGATCCAGCTGATCGAGGACGATCTGCGCATCACCCAGGGCCTGCTGTCCCGCGGCAACGCCACCCGGACCAAGCTGGTCGAGCAGCAGAAGGAGGAGGCGCAGCTCAAGGGCCGTGACCGCGAGCTTGAGGCCCGCATCGCCCAGGCCAACCAGGCCGCCGTGGACGCCGAGGGCGACCTTCTGCGCCGCCGCAACGACTTCCGCGAAAAGGTGCTGGTCGATCTGGAGAAGTCCCGCGGCGACGTCATCCGCCTCGCCGAGCAGATGCGCGACGCCGCCAACCGGCTGGAGACCCGCGCGATCAAGGCTCCGGACGCCGGGACCGTCGTGATGCACAGCCATTGGGCGGCCGGCGGTACGATCACCGCGAACGAGCCGATCCTGGACATCATCCCAGACGGCCGCGCCCTGCTGGCCGAGGTGAAGGTCCAGCCGAAGGACATCAAGTCGCTGACCGTCGATCTGCCGGTGAAGGTTCAGCTGACCGCCTATGACAGCCGCGTCGTCGGCTCGCTGGACGGCACGGTGACCTACGTCTCGGCCGACCGCGTGATGGACCCGATCACCCGCCAGGAATCCTACATCGCGCGGATCAAGCTGAAGGACAGCGACTCCCATCAGGTCCACAACCTGACGATCAAGCCGGGCATGCCGGTGGAGGCGCGCATCCTGCTTTCCGCCCGCACCCCGCTCGACTATCTGGTGCAGCCGCTGTCGCACTCCTACGTGAAGGCCTTCATCCAGGAGTGA
- the tilS gene encoding tRNA lysidine(34) synthetase TilS — protein MNASEPAGPITAGPISASEFAARMDRLGGFETRPRVAVGVSGGADSLGLVLLAQRWAAERGGDVLALIVDHGLRAESAAEAARVGGWLQARGVAHAILRWDGEKPASGIQEAARAARHHLLAERCRKEGVLHLALAHHRDDQAETVLLRFSRGSGIDGLAGMAPVRAAGAVRVIRPLLDLPHKRLVATCRAFGQEWIEDPSNRNPRFARARLRAAGEALAAEGLDAPRLADLARRAARARNALETGTAALLAEAVEVHPEGWLRLDPKPLLEAPEELGLRALVRCIAATGGAAYPPKDEAAERLFAEIAGERFRGRTLGGCRILPRKGHLVIAREPVGVTERLSLTPGGEVWWDRRFAVRLAAGAGGAVTVATLGREGWQRVRSAGPDSGRIGLPEPVRETLPALWDGNGLAAVPHLGFSRPGFPLSAVALHAPGVVLAGPAFPVVSDRVGII, from the coding sequence GTGAACGCGTCCGAGCCGGCCGGGCCGATTACCGCGGGGCCGATCTCCGCGAGTGAATTCGCCGCCCGCATGGACCGGCTGGGCGGCTTCGAGACGCGGCCGCGCGTGGCCGTGGGCGTATCCGGTGGGGCGGACAGCCTCGGGCTGGTTCTGCTCGCCCAGCGATGGGCGGCGGAGCGGGGCGGGGATGTCCTCGCGCTGATCGTCGATCATGGCCTGCGCGCGGAATCCGCGGCGGAGGCCGCCCGGGTGGGCGGCTGGCTCCAGGCCCGCGGCGTCGCCCACGCCATTCTGCGCTGGGACGGCGAGAAACCGGCGAGCGGCATCCAGGAGGCGGCCCGCGCCGCGCGCCACCACCTGTTGGCCGAGCGCTGCCGCAAGGAGGGCGTTCTTCATCTGGCGCTCGCCCATCACCGCGACGATCAGGCTGAGACGGTGCTGCTGCGCTTCTCCCGCGGCTCCGGAATCGACGGGCTGGCCGGCATGGCGCCGGTGCGCGCGGCCGGTGCGGTGCGGGTGATCCGGCCGCTGCTGGACCTGCCCCATAAACGGCTGGTGGCGACCTGCCGCGCCTTCGGTCAGGAGTGGATCGAGGATCCGTCCAACCGCAACCCACGCTTCGCCCGCGCCCGTCTGCGCGCGGCGGGAGAGGCGCTGGCCGCCGAGGGGTTGGACGCGCCGCGTCTGGCCGACCTCGCCCGCCGGGCCGCCCGGGCCCGCAACGCCCTGGAGACGGGAACCGCCGCCCTGCTGGCCGAAGCCGTGGAGGTCCATCCGGAGGGCTGGCTGCGGCTGGATCCGAAGCCTCTGCTGGAAGCGCCGGAGGAGCTTGGCCTGCGCGCGCTGGTCCGCTGCATCGCCGCGACGGGGGGCGCCGCCTACCCGCCGAAGGACGAGGCGGCGGAGCGCCTGTTCGCCGAGATCGCGGGGGAACGCTTCCGGGGACGCACGCTGGGCGGTTGCCGCATCCTGCCGCGGAAGGGGCATTTGGTGATCGCGCGGGAGCCGGTTGGGGTCACCGAACGGCTGAGCCTTACCCCCGGCGGAGAGGTGTGGTGGGATCGCCGATTCGCCGTTCGGCTGGCGGCGGGGGCGGGTGGGGCGGTGACCGTGGCAACATTGGGGCGGGAAGGGTGGCAAAGGGTGCGGTCCGCAGGCCCGGATTCGGGCCGCATCGGCCTGCCCGAACCGGTCCGCGAGACGTTGCCGGCGCTGTGGGACGGAAACGGGCTGGCGGCAGTGCCGCATCTGGGCTTTTCGCGGCCCGGATTCCCCCTTTCGGCGGTCGCTTTGCACGCGCCCGGGGTGGTGTTGGCCGGTCCAGCTTTTCCGGTTGTTTCGGACCGTGTCGGCATTATTTAA
- a CDS encoding type I secretion system permease/ATPase, whose translation MPRLFSRGSEKTNKDMAHGGRYFTRVLVGAFVFSATINLLMLAMPLYSLQVFSRAIPSGNIDTLVMLTVIVVLALTLSAAMETVRARILARAGNALEVTWRRRLTADVLDASGRGRPDTAPVSDLMEVKGAMSRPSLPALMDLPWVPLYVIGIYLIHPLLAVILVAAMVIMTALGYLSNWAVRHFAEDSKAPASRSQRLFDSLLSRSETVRGLRMGPSALDAVARDAMTTSALQGRSTERAAAIGAFTKWVRMVIQIAVTGVGALLVIEQHLSFGGMIATSMLVGRALAPVEQTAGAWGQIQKSYQAFRRLFPLLKRLSLEPERPIIPVERERLTVENLLFVSPRDQKPILRSVTLAVEPGQTVCIAGPNRSGKSVLARLLAGVAMPSAGTVRLGGLAVASLNPETPEQGIGYMAQGADLLPGTIAENIARFTETTREKVEDAAKRAGIHAWVESLPGGYETEVTDPLFPITGASARLIALARAGYGRPSLLVLDEPSAGMDEIGHKAVREFIVEAKNSGVTTIVLTHSPAFVDISDKTFVLKNGMAVELPQRQQEQQGPNWSRLRNIGPAPVQSAAG comes from the coding sequence ATGCCTCGCCTGTTTTCTCGCGGGTCTGAAAAGACCAATAAAGACATGGCTCACGGGGGACGTTATTTCACCCGGGTACTCGTTGGTGCATTTGTCTTCAGCGCCACCATCAATCTCCTGATGTTGGCGATGCCACTTTATTCCCTTCAAGTCTTCAGCCGGGCCATTCCGTCCGGCAACATCGATACGCTGGTCATGCTGACCGTCATCGTCGTCCTGGCCCTGACGCTGAGCGCCGCCATGGAAACGGTGCGGGCGCGCATCCTGGCCCGCGCGGGCAACGCGCTGGAGGTCACCTGGCGCCGCCGGCTGACCGCCGACGTGCTGGACGCCTCGGGCCGCGGCCGTCCGGACACCGCCCCGGTCAGCGACCTCATGGAGGTCAAGGGCGCGATGAGCCGCCCGTCGCTGCCGGCTCTGATGGACCTGCCCTGGGTGCCCCTGTACGTCATCGGCATCTACCTGATCCACCCGCTGCTCGCCGTGATCCTGGTGGCCGCGATGGTCATCATGACGGCGCTGGGCTATCTGAGCAACTGGGCGGTCCGTCACTTCGCCGAGGACAGCAAGGCCCCGGCCAGCCGCTCGCAGCGCCTGTTCGACTCCCTGCTGTCGCGGTCGGAGACGGTGCGCGGCCTGCGCATGGGGCCGAGCGCGCTGGACGCCGTGGCCCGCGACGCCATGACCACCTCCGCCCTGCAGGGCCGCTCGACCGAGCGCGCCGCCGCCATCGGCGCCTTCACCAAGTGGGTGCGCATGGTCATCCAGATCGCGGTGACCGGCGTCGGCGCCCTGCTGGTGATCGAGCAGCACCTGTCCTTCGGCGGCATGATCGCCACCTCCATGCTGGTCGGCCGCGCCCTCGCCCCGGTCGAGCAGACCGCCGGCGCCTGGGGCCAGATCCAGAAGTCCTACCAGGCCTTCCGCCGCCTGTTCCCGCTGCTGAAGCGCCTGTCCCTCGAGCCGGAGCGTCCGATCATCCCGGTGGAGCGCGAGCGCCTGACCGTCGAGAACCTGCTGTTCGTCTCTCCCCGCGACCAGAAGCCGATCCTGCGCAGCGTCACGCTGGCCGTGGAGCCGGGCCAGACGGTGTGCATCGCCGGTCCCAACCGCTCCGGCAAGTCGGTCCTGGCCCGTCTGCTGGCCGGTGTGGCGATGCCGTCGGCGGGCACGGTGCGGCTGGGCGGCCTGGCCGTCGCCTCGCTGAACCCGGAAACCCCGGAGCAGGGCATCGGCTACATGGCCCAGGGCGCCGACCTGCTGCCCGGCACCATCGCCGAGAACATCGCCCGCTTCACCGAGACGACGCGGGAGAAGGTCGAGGACGCCGCCAAGCGCGCCGGCATCCATGCCTGGGTCGAGAGCCTGCCCGGCGGTTATGAGACCGAGGTGACCGACCCGCTGTTCCCGATCACCGGCGCCTCGGCCCGTCTGATCGCCCTTGCCCGCGCCGGCTACGGCCGTCCCTCGCTGCTGGTTCTCGACGAGCCGTCGGCCGGCATGGACGAGATCGGCCACAAAGCGGTGCGCGAGTTCATCGTCGAGGCCAAGAACAGCGGCGTCACCACCATCGTGCTGACCCATTCCCCGGCCTTCGTCGACATCTCCGACAAGACCTTCGTTCTGAAGAACGGCATGGCGGTGGAACTGCCGCAACGCCAGCAGGAGCAGCAGGGTCCGAACTGGAGCCGCCTGCGCAACATCGGCCCGGCGCCGGTGCAGAGCGCCGCCGGCTGA
- a CDS encoding DUF2061 domain-containing protein — protein MTKTFSFACIHFTVAFTVGYLMTGSIAVGGALALVEPLCNTVAYHLHERAWAAHERRKVRAAEAEPTEGTAVPA, from the coding sequence ATGACCAAGACCTTCAGCTTTGCCTGCATCCACTTCACGGTGGCCTTCACGGTCGGCTATCTGATGACCGGCAGCATCGCGGTGGGCGGCGCGTTGGCGCTGGTGGAGCCGCTGTGCAACACGGTGGCCTATCATCTGCACGAGCGGGCTTGGGCGGCCCATGAACGCCGCAAGGTACGGGCGGCCGAGGCGGAGCCGACGGAAGGAACCGCCGTTCCGGCTTGA